A stretch of Lepisosteus oculatus isolate fLepOcu1 chromosome 11, fLepOcu1.hap2, whole genome shotgun sequence DNA encodes these proteins:
- the farsa gene encoding phenylalanine--tRNA ligase alpha subunit: MADGLLAESLLQRVEKADGGIDSQDVAANLGVEHQLVVGAVKSLQSLGEVISAEQRSSKHWELTEEGKEIAGEGSHEARVFAAIPTEGMPQSQLMKLPSGKVGFSKAMSNKWIRLDKNAEGGPRIFRAVESIEDAVQERLLLVQRGQADRLEEKEKNELKKRKLLMEVTVKSYWITKGSAFSTRVSRQETELTPEMIASGSWRDKSFKPYNFEAMGIIPDCGHLHPLMKVRTQFRQIFLEMGFTEMPTNNFIESSFWNFDALFQPQQHPARDQHDTFFLSDPALAHEFPQDYLERVRKVHSEGGFGSQGYKYDWKIEEAQKNILRTHTTAVSARMLYRLSQQEVFTPVKYFSIDRVFRNETLDATHLAEFHQIEGVVADYGLTLGDLMGILHQFFTKLGITKLRFKPAYNPYTEPSMEVFSYHEGLKKWVEVGNSGVFRPEMLLPMGLPEGVSVIAWGLSLERPTMIKYGINNIRELVGHKVNLQMVYDSPVCRLDT; this comes from the exons ATGGCTGACGGTCTGTTAGCGGAGTCTCTTCTTCAGCGGGTGGAGAAGGCAGACGGCGGCATAGACAGCCAGGATGTCGCGGCTAATCTCGGTGTGGAGCACCAGCTTGTGGTCGGGGCCGTGAAGAGCTTGCAGTCCCTTGGGGAG GTGATTTCCGCGGAGCAGCGCTCGTCCAAGCACTGGGAGCTGACGGAAGAGGGCAAGGAGATTGCCGGGGAGGGCAGCCATGAGGCGCGGGTGTTTGCTGCCATACCAACCGAGGGCATGCCCCAGAGTCAGCTCATG AAACTCCCCAGCGGGAAGGTGGGCTTCAGCAAGGCCATGTCCAACAAGTGGATCCGTCTGGACAAGAACGCCGAGGGAGGCCCCCGCATCTTCAGAGCG GTGGAGAGTATTGAAGACGCCGTGCAGGAGCGCCTCCTGCTGGTGCAGCGGGGCCAGGCGGACAGGctggaggagaaggagaagaatgAGCTGAAGAAGAGGAAGCTGCTGATGGAAGT GACGGTCAAGTCCTACTGGATCACCAAGGGCAGCGCCTTCAGCACGAGGGTGTCCAGGCAGGAGACGGAGCTCACGCCCGAGATGATCGCCAG TGGCTCCTGGCGTGACAAGTCATTCAAGCCCTACAACTTTGAGGCAATGGGTATCATCCCAGACTGTGGACACCTGCACCCTCTCATGAAGGTGCGCACCCAGTTCAGACAGATCTTCCTGGAGATGGG GTTCACGGAGATGCCGACCAACAACTTCATCGAGAGCTCCTTCTGGAACTTTGATGCCCTTTTCCAACCCCAGCAGCACCCTGCCCGTGACCAACATGATACCTTCTTCCTTTCGG ACCCGGCTCTGGCGCACGAGTTCCCACAGGATTACCTGGAGAGAGTCCGCAAGGTCCACTCGGAGGGGGGCTTCGGCTCGCAGGG ATACAAGTACGACTGGAAGATCGAAGAGGCGCAGAAGAACATCCTGCGGACGCACACGACGGCCGTGAGCGCTCGCATGTTGTACCGCCTTTCTCAGCAG GAGGTTTTCACTCCGGTGAAGTATTTCTCCATTGACCGTGTCTTCCGGAACGAGACGTTGGATGCCACTCACCTGGCAGAGTTCCATCAGATCGAGGGGGTGGTGGCTGACTATGGGCTAACCCTGGGTGACCTTATGGGCATTCTTCACCAGTTCTTCACCAAACTGG GGATCACCAAACTGCGCTTCAAGCCAGCCTACAATCCCTACACTGAGCCCAGCATGGAGGTCTTCAGCTACCATGAAG GCCTGAAGAAGTGGGTGGAAGTGGGTAACTCAGGGGTTTTCCGACCAGAGATGCTGCTCCCAATGGGGCTCCCTGAGGGAGTCTCCGTCATTGCTTGGGGCCTGTCGCTGGAAAG ACCCACCATGATCAAGTATGGCATCAACAACATCCGCGAGCTGGTGGGCCACAAGGTCAACTTACAGATGGTTTATGACAGCCCAGTGTGCCGACTCGACACCTAA